The Xenopus laevis strain J_2021 chromosome 4L, Xenopus_laevis_v10.1, whole genome shotgun sequence genomic sequence ACCGTCCCCTTGATTTACAAGCCTTTCTAATGGTCAGTGACGCTGTTAGTCAGATTATAGGCATGGCCAACTGCCCATTCACAAGAGAACCCCAGGATTTACTAATTTCAGGAGCATATACCGTTAATTCTTGATCTACAAATTGTTTGATGTGGTTTTTGGTAACACAATCATGTATTATATTTCATCCAAAAATTAAAttgttgcctaatgaaagaaaatgtattttcaaaaacctTCTAGTATACGtagttttaaatttatttgtaagTGTAATTTCTATTGGGAGCAGTATCTGTCTTTTGTTATTCTCTACGTTAgtagttctgacttttgaaacaatgtagcaaaaatgAGTTGAAAGACTGGCAAAGCATGCAGGTATTGTGAGAATTGAagccttggctggaggagagctgacttctTGCTCTCTTGATTGTAAGCAATGCAACAAGTGACAGATACTACTTTTAATTGCAGTTCATTTTGCAAATAATAAACTACTGAAAAATGTTAATGCATACTGGAAAGTTACTTATGTTTGTCCATTAAACAAAAGTGTATGTTACAGGTGCTTAATGTTGTCTGTATGGAGTCTGTCAGGTAAGAATAGGACAttaaggtcacataagaaatTATTGACTTTTTTACTTAGAGTTGGTTTTTATTGCTTCAGTTAGGTAGAGTTGGTAACTCACTGAAGCTAAAAATGTACAGAGAGCTTAAAGTTCAAAAACATGTGTGCAGCATAGTCTGTTTGTAAACTAAAAGTTCTGCCAtgacatttttgtttgatttaaCTATAATGGATGGAAAAGTAAAATGTTCTGTGTGCCACTTTATTTACAGGTTTAAGATGGATGCATCAGAAgaacctcaaaaaaaagttttcaaagctcggaaaacaatgaaagcaagtgATCGTCAACAATTAGACGCAGTGCACAAGGCAAAAGAGGAATTGCTCAAACCAACAGAGGTGAAGCTACTGAATGGAAATCATGAAAATGGGGATATGGATACAATTGCTGAGACACATTTTGTGGCAGACAGAAAAGAACTTAATGGCATGATAGATGTCAACTCTGAGTCTCATGAAGTTCCAATTGTCAAGCTTCCAGACATCAAGGAAGGTTTAATAAACGTTGACCAAACCAAAGACTTAAAATTAAAACTTGAACTTCAGCCTACTGAGAGTCATGTATGTCAAGACAATGAATCCAATGTGTTGGCGTATGAAGAGAAGGTACCTGTGCCATCTAATAAATGTGAAGAGCAACATGAAGAAAACAGTACTCATGTGGCACAAGAAGAAGCTGATGGTTTACAGTCATTAGATAAGACAACCACTAATATTGAATTGTCAGAAGAATTATCTGAGGTCAACAATTCTGGGGAAGAGGAAAGTCATATTGTTTTAGATGGAATTCATGAGTTAGAAGATGATAGGCCAGAGGAAGAGGTAAATGGAAGGGCACTGACAGAAGAAAATATGGATGTAGAGCATGAGGAGCAAGAGAAAATTGTACAAATGGAAGAAGAAAGTAATGACCTGAAAGAGTCTACAGATGAGCAAGGTGTAGAATCACATCTTGCGGAGGGAACGGGAGTACTGTCAAAGGAAATACTGGAAGAAACAACAGAAAATGTACATCAACAAGAAACTGAACCGGAGGGGGAAACTGAAAATGAAGCCACTATTTCCGAGGAAACCGATGATCTAGTAGATGGACAGCAAGAGGAAGAAGCCACACAGGACATGGATATAGTACAAAAAGGGGGTTGTTCAGAAGAGCATATAGAAACTCCAGCAGATGACCTTCAGCCAGCTGAAGAGGCTATATCTAGCAGTATGGAGATTGACCAGAGTATGAAAGCTGAAGAGCAAAAATGTTCAGTTGTCCTAGAATCTAATCTAGAAAAATCTGTTTTAGAGGAACAGACAGAATCTGGATTAGAAATTCCAGACACAATGGAAACAGATGAAATCATTCCAATTCTTGAAAAGCTTGCACCAGTGGAATATGAGCCTGTGGACTTTGTAAAGGCTGATTTAAACTCTGAAAGTGTTGCAGATAATGAAGAAGAAATGGGAGGCAATGAGGAAACCTCACCAAGCAAGCAAGATAGTAGAGAATCTCTACCCAGTGAAGCATTCCTTGTACTTTCTGATGAGGAAGAACCTAGTGATGAACGCTGTTCACCAGTAGTAGAAAAGACATCAGCCTCACAAGGTATAGCGCATTGCTTTTTTCACTTTGGGGTTTTCTCTTTATCGCTAATATAATTTGTATGTGTTCTGTATCTTGTTTTTAGGAACAATCTAAAAGTAGGAAAAGTGTTTTTGCTTGCATGCTAAATGGAAAGTTTCCCATGAGTAATTTACATCTTGAAACCCAACACCATCTTTAGCAATGCAGAAAAGCATAACTTGCCTCTGTATaccccatcacagtatccctttaaagttttcaACTTGTATGTATTTGTTAGTACTACAGTTCATTGTAAcagactgcatatatatatatactagctATGTTTTTTCTGCACTTCAGCATCATAAAGAATATGCTAGAAGCATGATATCTACTTTCTAGGTGCTGTTTGATACAGCTTCTTTGAATACGGGTTTCCTCAGATTCATCTCAGAAGTCATTTTTGCTTTTCCTTAGACAACATGAAAACACTTTCAAGCATAAAAAAAGATCTTGACTATTAAATAGGTTTCTGGGTTTAGTTGCTATAGAATTAAataattttccatatttttcttcTCCGATGCAGATACTGATGTTGATGTTGCGGAAAAGTCGGCAGAAAAAGAGGAAGAACAAAAAGAGGAAAGTGTGAAGGAACCACAAGTTGAGAGAAGTAAGTCATTTATAGTATCCTTATATATAGCACCATTGTGTTTCATACTGCATATCATTCACTGCTGCCACAGTGGTGATTGTGTAATTCTAAGGGTGCAATAGCATACATTGTGACTTCAAGTGGTCATATGCAGAGTAAAGCTTCGGGACATTTCGCCAACAAATTTGTTAAAATGCACTGTTGTAAGTTTAGTTGGCACTACTTACCTTCGACCATCTGTGTTCAGCAACCAATAGATTGAAATCAGTTCCTGTTTTCACTTGGGTTTTCAAGTGCTCTGGCTTGCTGCAAAATGACATctgaaaaaattactttttttccattttctgttaAAAACCTACAACATTTTGCCTTTGCCAAATAGATATTTTGATCGTTATGCTAAACTTGCTACTTGCCACAATTTTGCTATAGGTTAAAGTGGCCATATACAAACCAATAGGAGCTGACATTTCAGCCCTACCAGGCCTGTGTATTTTGCCTCCTGACAGGTCTGCCGACTGATACCTGGCCTGAAAATCACCTAGTAGCccgatttctttttctcttaggCTGATGTGCATTTCAACTGTctgaaaattatttcaaattatcTCCATCTTGAATTGCTCCTTAGGCAGTTTGGTCTGCATTTCTCTGGCGTCTCCGCCATATTTCATCTGACGCCAATAAAGGCTCATCACAGAGACCAGCGTGTGGCAGGCTCACACGCTGATTCTGAGGCCCCCCAGTGGGCTCTTCAACTGTCCCAATCCCTGGCATCCTTTCAGAATATACCTTCCTTAGCAGACACCATTGCTGGTACTATAGCTAGTTCAGTAGAAAAAGCGATGTCTAAGGTTCAAGAGGCTCCTATATAGAAGCGCAAGCGGCCCTTATCTAAGCGGGATGATTCGCTCTCTCACCTCTCCCCCCAGAGAGATCCGATCTCTCAGGATCCGAAGGGGAAGTATTTTCTTCACCTGACCACTCAGGAGAGGAAGACGAGGACAACATCAGGGAAAAGGACACCTCTCATGATATCGATAGCATAATTAGAGCTGTCATAGAGGTGCTAAAGCCTGACACCAGATTCCTCCTCTCATCACAAAGGTCTTTTTAAAAGACACAAGAAATCTGCAACTTGTTTTCCTTCACACGATCAGCTCACCGCGATAATTCAGGACGAGTGGAACGCACCAGAAAGGAAGTTCCAGGCATCACCCCTTCCCTAAGGAGTTAGTTGACAAATGGGCGGTACCACCACTAGTTGATGCACCAGTCTCACAACTGTCCAAAATAACCACTCTACCCGTCACAGATGCTGCTGCCTTCAAAGACCCTACCGACAAAAGGTTGGAGGGATTCTTAAAAGCAATTTTCTCAGCCGCAGGATTGGCTCTACGAGCATCCCTGTCCTCAGCATGGGTGAGTAGAGCTACAGAAGCATGGACATCCTCACTCATTCCGGGACTACAAGAGGGCACACCCCGAGCAGAATTTATTGAAACTGCACGTTGCATCGCAGAAACCAAATGCCTTATGGCTAAAGAACTGGTCAGCTGACACCAGTTCTAAGAAATCCTTGACTATCCTACCCTTCAAGGGACTGCGTCTATTCGGGGAGGAATTGGAGAAGATTATCTCACAAGCAACTGGGGGTAAGAGCACCTTTCTACCCCAATTCAAGTCACGGGCAACATCTGCTCCTCGAAGGGGAAGATTTTTTCGTGGCTTGGGTGGAAGAGATTATCACAGAAGGTTTCCATCTGGATTTCAcatccactccccccccccccaggagattTTTCATGTCAAAGGTCCCTTCCATTCCCAGCAGAGCACAAGCCTTCAAGGAAAGCGTCAGTCCCCTTTGGTACCTAGGCGTGATACAACTAGTTCCCCCGCAAGAGAGATTTTACGGCTACTACTCCGGGTCTGTATGGTTCAAGATGGAAACCCTGCGTTCGGTGATCCGGGGAATGGAATGGGGACATCTCCTGAATTCCCTGGACATCAAGGACGCATATCTCCACATTCCGATCTGGCCACCTCACCACCGGTACCTTCGATTTGCCTTCGGCAATCAACATTTCTAGTTCGTGGCTCTTCCGTTTGGACTTACCTCAGCTCCCCGGGTATTCACGAAACTGATGGCAGTCACTGCAGCAGCACTGAGAATACAGGGGATATCGTTAACACCATATCTCTACGACCTACTCATCAAGACGGACTCGCTTGCACAGGCCCAGCAGGATCTGAAACTAGCGCTCATCCTGATCCAACAATTCGGGTGGACCATCAATTGGCGCAAGTCTCAAGTCCATCCTTCACATAGAATGGTTTTCTTGGGTTTGGAATTCGACACAGAATTCTACCACAGGACAAACAACTCAAACTTCACAACCAGATTCAGCATCTAGCACAAACCAACCATCCGACCATACAAATGGCCATGAGGGTATTGGGGTCCATGGTGGCATCAATAGAAGCGGTTCTCTTTTCTCATTGCAATCAAAAATCCTTCAAAGCTGGAAGAGAGGCTCACTACTTCAGACATTTCTGCTGTCCACACAAACCAGAGAGTCTCTCCAGTGGTGGTTAGTTCCGACAACGTCTGGGCAACCCCAGACTGGACAGTCATGAGCAGACGCAAGTCTATccggatggagagcaacatggaaTGGCAAGAATGCACAGGGCATTTGGACTCCCCAAGAGTCACAGCTGGCGATAAACGTCCTAGAGCTGAGGGCAATTCGTCAAGCATTGTACCACTGGGCGACTCCATCAGGCAGTCAAAGTCCAATGCAacaatgccacagcagtggcATACATCAACCGGCAAGGTGGCACACAAAGCCAGGGTGCTTTCAAAGAAGCGCAACTAATCATTCTGTGGGAAGAAAAGAATTCGTTACAGCTGTCGGCAATACACATTCCGGTAGTGTCCAATGTACAGGCAGACTTCCTCAGCCGTCATCCTCTAgacccaggagaatgggaactaCATCACGAGGTGTTTCAGGAGCTAGTACAGGTATGCGGACGGCCTCAGATCAATCTCATGGCGTCCAGATGTAAACACAAGGTTCTTCGTAGGCTGTCGAGACCCGCTGGCAGAGGGAATCGATGCAATGACGCAGCCCTGGAACTTCAAATTGGCATACACCTTCCCTTCCCATGCTTCCAAGAGTACTCCAAAAGATCAGACAGTCTCAACTGTCCGTGATCGTCATAGCATCCTTTTGGCCACGAAGAAAGTGGTTTCACAATATACAAGAACTATCAGCAGTCCAGGCAATCCCTATACCTCACATACCAGACCTACTACGTTTGGGTCCAATCAATCATCACAATCCCGGCCTGTACAAATTGAGGGCCTGGCGGTTGAGGAATCCATCTGGAGATGGAAAGGTTTTTCAGACGAGGTGATAGCCACATTATTACAAGCCAGAAAACAGTATCTTCCAAAGCTTATCATAGAGAATGGAAGACATATTGGACATGGTGTCCAAGAGGCTACCTTCCGGATATTCTCTCCTTTCTACAAATAGGCCTGAAATTAAGTTCATTGAAGGTTCAGGTATCTTTTTCAATGCAAACTGGCGCTGGAGGATTACTTCAAGAGGTGGCACATATAGTCCCTCCACGACAACCACCAACGTCCACATGAGATCTCAATGTGGTTTTAGATGCACTCCTTGACCCTCCATTTGAGTCACTAAACTCAGTGGAGCCATCATGGATGACCTGGAAGGTAGTTCTCCTTCTAGCAGTTTCATCAGCACGCAGAGTATCGGAACTAGGGGCTCTTTCCTGTGATCCTCACCTCATAAATTTTCACAAAGAAAAGGCGGTATTTCGTACCAACCCAAAATTCCTACCGAAGGTGGTTTCATCGTTCCATCTCAACCAGGACATAGTACCATCCTTATGTCCGGAGCCCAAGAATTCCAAGGAAAAACGGCTACATGGCCTTGATGTGGTACGAGCTAAAAATCTACCTATAACGATCTAAGCTGACTCGCATTCCAGCCAGACCACGAGTGGGTCAACCGGCTTCCAAGACCACCATTGCCAGATGGATAAGAGAATGCATTTGCAGGGCCTACATTGCTAAAGGAAAGGCACCCCCATTTGGGGTTCGAGCACACTACACATGAGCAGTGGGGGCATCATGGGCTTGGCGCAACTCTGCCTCGGCTGAGCAGATCTGCAGGGCGGCCATGTGGTCATCAGTTCACACTTTCACTCAATTCTATAAAATCGATTCTTTTGCTACTTCGTAGGCAGCCTTTGCCCGCAAAGTGTTGCACGCAGCAGTGCAAGACTAAAGGCCAAACATTCTAATCTATTTCACCCTCCCTACTGTTGGGGCTGCTTTGTAAAGTCCCCACTGGTCTCCTGTGTCCCTCGGAGACGCcagagaaaataggatttatATACCTACCGGTAAATCTGTTCTCTGTAGTTgacagggggacacaggactgacaattttcaaatattgacagcaccagtcatggatttctttgcttaaaatgcctttattgagacatgggctcagaccccgatacacttggcaacgtttcagaccgccatgaACACCTGTGCTCCgttatttatacataataacacagtgacccctagtgatTCTTTTTCAGAATACAATGTTTCACATTTACAAACCATCACATTTGTATCAATTTAAATTTTGCTatacaatacataaatatttatttctctctACCTTTGTGCAATAAAGTGTCCTTATTTCTTTAGTGTCCATAAATTTCCTTGtgagaaaaatataactttaaaaaaaaaaatactttacataatttacttttaaaaacattgttaaaaagaTGTATTTAACGATAAACTTCACTTAAATCATATTCCCTGTTGAGGCCATGGGCAGCCAACGTTTCCAATTTTCTAATCCATCTcgcttctttttttaataacattttaactcTATCACCACCTCTCCGCATTCTCGGAACATTGTCTATTATTTGGTATTTTAATTGTTGTACCCCATACCCCACAACAAGGAAATGGTTTgcagggggacacaggacttcccaccCTTTGTAAATAGTTAAATGTTGAAATAGTGTTACTGTTCTACTTATCTCTTTGTGTACGGTTACTTGGTACCAACTGAACAGAAGTACTAGGGGTAAAGCCGGAACATCCAGGCACGCCCCCTTTTTGATTATtcatcaagtgtcctgcctccaggaggatggagcttaaccccactggtctcctgtgtccccctgtcaactacagagaaacggatttactGGTAGGTATATAAATcctattttttgggctacttacaTACATCAgtttgcaaaaacaaaacaaaaaaatgacattcCGTCCCCAGGATAATGGTCATGGAATGGCACTGGCGTATTATTTAGCAACGATTTTTGTTGTTTGTATCACATTAAATGATTATTTGCTTATGATGTTGACATTGTTGTAGTACCCATAGTGGTTATTCAAAATAAAGTTAGATCTGTTTTTATCCAGGTGACGTTTCTCCAGGTGGCGTTTCTCCAGGAGACGTTTCTCTAGGTGAAGTCTCTCGCCGAAAGCGCTCTAAATCAGAGGACCTTGACAATGAAAGCTCAAAGAGACGGCGTTATGATGGGGAAGAGTATGAGGCTGAATTACAAGTAAAGATTACAGCTGGCGATGATCTCAACAAGAAATTGCAGAATGTAAGTAACCATTAGTCGGTAGTTAGctctattatagttcatataaatctaaaaaaaattacttgtgTTTAAATTGTCAACCCTGAATTGGCTGAATGGTTTGTCTGCAGGTCATCCAGAAGATGCTTGAGGAGAGGCTGAACACTTTGCAGTGTGTAGTCTTTGAGAAGACTGTAGCTGATCTTAAGACCAGAGTGGAGAAGATAGAATGCAAAAAACACGAAAATATTTTGTATGCAATACAGGTAAGgctttattgattgtatttattttatgtggaagaattagcattgtcctggatttttttaaagatcAATTTTGCACAGCCATTATCAATTATTCTATTTAAACTAATTTCTGTACTGATCCTGCATAAAGGTGAAAATATCTGCTCTGTTTTAAAATAGTTGCTTGGTACTCAAATGGTCGCATTGGGAATCCCAAAAACAGGAGGTCTGATGAGTGATGTGTGGGACCTCAGCCTTATGTGGCAGCCATGCTGTGCTCTACAGATCATTCATATAGATTGAATACCAAAAAACAATGCAACAAGGGGCTACACACGCATAAAGCCATTAGCTAGGCCTGCGTTGACTGCCAGTGTATGAGCATGTTTATGGCTTTCAACtcaaatgcttttatttaagtcagaagcccattgacttatacatgggAGCAAAACCAAAGTTATCTCATaggaatgtaaaaaataaagttggGCCTTTAAAGTGATTTGTTCTTTGACCCATGGTCTAAGCAATCAGAAAGGACTGATTTTAGTAGCCTATTAGACTAGTTGATGGCCACTTTTGTCACGATCATTATATCCATTCagccaaaaactctaaaattaatgtttaatctgttttcttttctgtttcaggCTAAAATTGCAAGGTTGACAAAACGCTTTGGTGCAGCAAAGGAAGACCTTAAGAAAAGACCAGAGGTAAAACAAACTCGGCAAGCCGTGTATGATTTAAATCAAGAATCTGCTTAGAATTTGCCAGTGGAATAGGGGACTACTGTTCACTGATACATTAGCCAAAAAACTAAATTTCGAGGTTAAAATGTTCTGGCTATGTTTTCAGAAATACATACAGGGATGTTGAGATACATGTAAACCGCTTACAAGACAAGAACACGGTTGCATTGCAGCCTTTTATTTACTAAGTTCTACcctgtatttttaaatgttcaaACCTGACTGAGCATCTTAGTACTTTATGCAAACATctttatacgggtatgggacctggggttttcagctTAAGgaaactttttgtaattttgttcaccttaagtttactaaaagttcattaaacccaaaattattgttttgtcttcaataacgaataattacatcttagttagaatcaagtacaagctaccggtttcattattgcagaaaaaagggaaatacaaAATGACaattattgtcttaaaatggaatctaaggcagatggccttcctgtaatttggagctttctggataactggtttccggataacagatcccatacctgcattactgCAAGAAAAATGTACCTTAATCCCAGTTCAATTTTACACACTCTTTATTTTTTGCACTTCAGTTGCTTATATCcttattttttgcatttcttaTTTTAACAAAGCAATCTACAGCAGTCCTCCCTGCATCCCCAGGAAAAGCTGCAAATGAAGCGTCGACTGGCAATAACTCCCTGAGCTACAGGTGAGCCAAGTGTTTTAAAAATCTGCAGCATTGGGCCAAATAAACTGCTTAGTAGGTCTCAAAAATATGCTCTGCTTGTGTCAAATGctcttatatttttattctggCAAATACTCATTTGAGCTTGTTTTAAGCCATTTTGGAATCTGGGATGTGGTCATTTGTTCACACTTAAACTGTACTTGTTCTTCCTGTGTGTTGCTGCTTTTTcaatttatgtgtgtgtattgaaGTAAAGCTTTGGAAATCAACTAGTATTCTTTTAAACTTAACATCAGTCTGCATAAAATGACACCGGTAACAAGATGGTGATAGTGGTTGTAAACTGAGCCCTCCAATGCCTCCTCCTTTTGATACTGTGTAACCTTTGttgtactttttaaataaggTGTTACGCGGTTATTGATGGTCTGCTTTTTATATATCTAAAAAAAGCAACCGAATCACTGTAAAATGACAATTTTCCTCCAGTAGAGTGCAATCTTTAATATCTAATTTTTGTGTAGTAGATACAGAGTTTTTGTTTCCAGAGCTTAACTCGACCCccaacacacagaaaaaaaatagtttgaatttattttgggaaggaaatagattttttcggatttttgtttgttttattgtaaagCAATATAGTCGctaggcaacaaatctccctgtctgccaccaccctaaaccaTCCATTCCAGGAGACTCTGTTGTGATGGGTTTGGCTTACAGATAAGCAGAAATCCAGTATGCAGGGGTTTATCTTTTCACTGGTAATCTTGATTATCTTGCAAGAAGTACAACACTAAATAATAAGATTTTTCTTGGTTAAAAGGGTTGCACAGAAGCCTTTCATTGAACATTCACCTTTCTATTAATTCTATGCAGAACTTTCACCTTTCTATTAATTCTATGCAGAATGTTCACCTTTCTGCTAACGCTATGCAGTAATTTAATCTTTTTGTTCCATTCTAGCTTTACATAGACTGTTAACATAATTACAATGGTTGTCTTGCTATTTGTATACAGAAAGCAACAAAGGCGGCCTGTGTATTAATACAGAGCTCATGTATTTAGAGCTTGCAGAGTTTTTCATTTATCATTAACTGCTTTATCTGTTTGTCTTGCTCTGTTGcttttttgccacatttttcataaaaaatcagCTTTTATAGATGTATAGAAAAGTGTTTTTGCAGTCTGTCTTGATGAAGTGCATTTATTATTTAGAGGTGGCAGCACAGTGAGGCAAATGCTGGAATCAAAACGAAATGTTGGAGAGACAGTAGCTACTTTTCAGCCCTCAACCACTGGTaaggaatttaatttttttatctccttttttttttttaacagaacgTTTTCTGTTTCTGTAAACCATAATGCAGACATTCTTGAGAAACTGTAATGTCTTAAAGGATTCTATCtactaaggggttgttcacctttgagaacttctagtatgatgtagtgatattctgagataatttgcaatttgttttaattttttattattgaagttttttgcgttatttcactttttattcagcagctcttcaatttgcattttaagcaactagggcccaaattaccctagcaaccatgcattgatttgaataagagactggaatatgaataggagagaatctGAATAGAaggaccagtaataaaaagtagcaataacaatacatttgcagccttacagagcatttgttcttttagaAGGGGACACCgtcgcccatttgaaagctgcaaagaatccgaagaaaaacaccaaaaactaaaaaaaaaaaaatgaaaaccaattgaattggaattggtcgttctataacataataaagttactttaaaggtgaaccatccctttaagatattaagtctatttgcatttaaatatacatCACAATTgaccctaaatttagcttcttcactgattttaatgtaaaaaaaatttatttctaATTCAAGGTCAGCCATCAACTCCAACAACATCTAGTTTACAGCATCGTACTCCTAGCACTACTACTCAGGTGTCAGTAAGCCAGTCAACTGCAAATACCAGTATACAGGCAAGGGCGCCTCCTGACTGGAAACTAATTCAACAAAGAAGTAAGTATGCTGTGATTTTCCATCCACTGGTCACTTATTACATCCACAGTTCTATGTTGTTTGCTGTAAATCTTCTGCATTGTGCATTCTAGGCAGAAATCATATCTAACGAAGTATTGTCATACTAGAGGTAAATGTTATTCCTTTGTCTAGCATTTTATCTTTCAGTTTTGAGAAGTTCTTGTATGTCCTAAGATGCACCACAAGTTCATTGACCGTAGCTAATCACTATGCATACATTATGGTGAAGGGATGCAGTCATTACAGAACGTACAATGCTGTTCAAATGGGAGCTAGCAAAATTATGGTATACAACATATAGATATAGAAATTTCTCATACACCTAAAAATAGTGTAATTTTAAATGAgtaggaaagctactgaagcagtttgttgccaatagattagagaCAATactgcaaactataacactataatgcagaatgctttaccatacttgagaaaacagctcttgaagtgttccgtttaggatagcaactgccatattggcttggtgtgacatcacttcctgcctgagtctctccctgctggctctgggctcatattacagcatgggggggggggagagaagcaaagtGAGCATgttcaaggccgtgccctggaggtttaagatgaaaacaggaagtctgatacagaagcccatgtgtacacaatagaaggaaagaaatgcagtgtttcttttgacagaggactcagagcagcattactttgagggtttactggtgtatttctaataaagcttacttcattttagcctttccttctcctttaagcattgtaTCATTTGGAGTAATTGCAAATTGGTTTTAACTGCACTTTCATTTGTTATGCAAATTCTTTAGGTAGGAGTTCATGTTTAATAATTTTAGTTTCATGGGCTTTACTCTAAACTATTTgtggtattttatttttcttttactacaGTTAATGCTTCCAGCATTGGAACTCCTCAAAACACTCTAAAC encodes the following:
- the atf7ip.L gene encoding activating transcription factor 7-interacting protein 1 codes for the protein MDASEEPQKKVFKARKTMKASDRQQLDAVHKAKEELLKPTEVKLLNGNHENGDMDTIAETHFVADRKELNGMIDVNSESHEVPIVKLPDIKEGLINVDQTKDLKLKLELQPTESHVCQDNESNVLAYEEKVPVPSNKCEEQHEENSTHVAQEEADGLQSLDKTTTNIELSEELSEVNNSGEEESHIVLDGIHELEDDRPEEEVNGRALTEENMDVEHEEQEKIVQMEEESNDLKESTDEQGVESHLAEGTGVLSKEILEETTENVHQQETEPEGETENEATISEETDDLVDGQQEEEATQDMDIVQKGGCSEEHIETPADDLQPAEEAISSSMEIDQSMKAEEQKCSVVLESNLEKSVLEEQTESGLEIPDTMETDEIIPILEKLAPVEYEPVDFVKADLNSESVADNEEEMGGNEETSPSKQDSRESLPSEAFLVLSDEEEPSDERCSPVVEKTSASQDTDVDVAEKSAEKEEEQKEESVKEPQVERSDVSPGGVSPGDVSLGEVSRRKRSKSEDLDNESSKRRRYDGEEYEAELQVKITAGDDLNKKLQNVIQKMLEERLNTLQCVVFEKTVADLKTRVEKIECKKHENILYAIQAKIARLTKRFGAAKEDLKKRPEQSTAVLPASPGKAANEASTGNNSLSYRGGSTVRQMLESKRNVGETVATFQPSTTGQPSTPTTSSLQHRTPSTTTQVSVSQSTANTSIQARAPPDWKLIQQRINASSIGTPQNTLNNQNKPLPPVTSASVMTSVVPATTTAVGNNQVSSSNSQPMSVSLQSLPVILHVPVSMQSQSQLMQGTTGTFVTNQQSGNVEFIPVQNQSSISNLTKATPVSLAPNKTVNSPSMPSPSIQRNSPGNSVSSALTVQSIPTTHSVAQSSRPSLPSTVSSGTYNQANNRTTSQLKSPLSVFNSPSAAEATSSSRELQANRTSAESVSSKRVAENSAVGGKPGGVIDLTLDEEDVEITSQDSRRTSTGLAGNVQSQMISRPLQPPQPNTLQSPSTSASLPSQATIHVLPTAQTTVNITQRPGTQITRTSAPRTPNNQQMVYTTSNLTAAPVQTPVRNTVMQSQNLRQITPQAGGVPVRMQQTAAYVVNNGMTMGSAGPQLTVHHRPPQETARPIHPAPLPEAPQPQRLPPEATGTSAPQKPHLKLARVQSQNGIVLSWSVLEVDRSCAIVDSYHLYAYHEDPNATSPSQWKKIGEVKALPLPMACTLTQFVSGSKYYFAVRAKDIYGRFGQFCDPQSTDVISTQSS